One part of the Streptomyces lydicus genome encodes these proteins:
- a CDS encoding PHP domain-containing protein produces the protein MRIDLHAHSTASDGTDTPAELVRNAAASGLDVVALTDHDTVAGHAEARAALPEGLTLVTGAELSCRLDGVSLHMLAYLFDPEEPELARERELVRDDRVPRARGIVAKLQDLGIPVTWEQVARIAGDGAVGRPHIATALVELGVVGSVNDAFGSLLASDGPAYVEKHELDPFEALRLIKGAGGVAVFAHPLAVKRGRCVPESAIAALAAAGLDGIEVDHMDHDAPTRARLRGTAADLGLLTTGSSDYHGSRKTCHLGEYTTDPEIYGEIVRRATGAFPVPGAGG, from the coding sequence GTGCGCATCGACCTGCACGCCCACTCCACGGCGTCCGACGGCACGGACACCCCCGCGGAGCTGGTGCGCAACGCGGCGGCCAGCGGGCTGGACGTCGTCGCGCTGACCGACCACGACACCGTCGCCGGGCACGCCGAGGCGCGCGCCGCGCTGCCCGAGGGGCTGACGCTGGTCACCGGCGCCGAACTCTCCTGCCGGCTCGACGGGGTGAGCCTCCACATGCTCGCCTACCTCTTCGACCCCGAGGAGCCCGAACTCGCCCGGGAGCGCGAGCTGGTGCGCGACGACCGGGTGCCGCGCGCCCGCGGCATCGTCGCCAAGCTGCAGGACCTCGGCATCCCCGTCACCTGGGAGCAGGTCGCGCGGATCGCCGGGGACGGCGCCGTGGGACGGCCGCACATCGCCACCGCCCTCGTGGAGCTGGGCGTGGTCGGCTCGGTCAACGACGCCTTCGGCTCGCTGCTCGCCAGCGACGGCCCGGCGTACGTGGAGAAGCACGAGCTCGACCCGTTCGAGGCGCTCCGGCTGATCAAGGGCGCGGGCGGGGTCGCGGTGTTCGCGCACCCGCTGGCCGTCAAGCGCGGCCGCTGCGTACCGGAGAGCGCGATCGCCGCACTCGCCGCGGCCGGCCTCGACGGCATCGAGGTCGACCACATGGACCACGACGCGCCGACCCGTGCGCGGCTGCGCGGCACGGCCGCCGACCTCGGCCTGCTCACCACCGGCTCCAGCGACTACCACGGCAGCCGTAAGACCTGTCACCTCGGCGAGTACACCACCGACCCCGAGATCTACGGCGAGATCGTGCGCCGTGCGACCGGCGCCTTCCCCGTTCCCGGCGCGGGCGGCTGA
- a CDS encoding SRPBCC family protein: protein MTESSREDPHGIALNRTFDARRELVYEAWTTPAHFAYWFGGELPVPVERMTMDVRPGGVWSLVMLAPDGGELPFSGIYREVAPPEHLEFTLTDDAVPRGEEGELVRVWLTDLGDRTEMAFRQVGGHLGAEQYQQAEAGWAGFFDRLGELLARA from the coding sequence ATGACCGAGAGTTCCCGGGAAGACCCGCACGGCATCGCGCTCAACCGGACCTTCGACGCCCGGCGTGAGCTGGTCTACGAGGCGTGGACGACGCCCGCGCACTTCGCGTACTGGTTCGGCGGGGAGCTGCCGGTGCCGGTGGAGCGGATGACGATGGACGTGCGGCCCGGCGGGGTGTGGAGCCTGGTGATGCTGGCGCCGGACGGCGGCGAACTGCCGTTCTCGGGGATCTACCGCGAGGTGGCGCCGCCCGAGCACCTGGAGTTCACGCTCACCGACGACGCGGTGCCACGCGGCGAGGAGGGCGAGCTGGTCCGGGTCTGGCTGACCGACCTCGGGGACCGTACGGAGATGGCGTTCCGTCAGGTCGGCGGCCATCTCGGCGCGGAGCAGTACCAGCAGGCCGAGGCCGGCTGGGCGGGCTTCTTCGACCGGCTCGGCGAACTGCTCGCCCGGGCCTGA
- a CDS encoding suppressor of fused domain protein gives MSDVLELVEARLRMSLGEPDARAAVTFLGTDRIEVLRFVDGEVVRYATLGMSAQPMSDPTAVLADPLRGPRAELVLSVRAGRADTDKVLRPLAVLAASPQVEGVVVAPGASLDVGEPLWPGAPFSSVLVAEPGGLVEDLALDEPREPVRFLPLLPMTPNEAAWKRVHGAEALQDRWLRHGTDLRDPLRGGVPLD, from the coding sequence ATGTCTGACGTTCTTGAGCTGGTCGAAGCCCGGCTGCGGATGAGCCTGGGCGAGCCGGATGCGCGCGCCGCCGTCACCTTCCTCGGCACCGACCGCATCGAGGTGCTCCGCTTCGTGGACGGCGAAGTGGTGCGCTACGCCACGCTCGGGATGTCCGCCCAGCCCATGTCCGATCCCACCGCCGTGCTCGCGGATCCGCTGCGGGGCCCGCGGGCCGAACTGGTGCTGTCGGTGCGCGCCGGCCGCGCGGACACCGACAAGGTGCTCCGCCCGCTCGCCGTGCTCGCGGCGTCCCCGCAGGTCGAGGGCGTGGTCGTGGCTCCCGGAGCCTCGCTGGACGTGGGCGAACCGCTGTGGCCCGGGGCGCCCTTCAGCTCCGTCCTGGTCGCCGAGCCGGGCGGGCTGGTCGAGGACCTCGCGCTGGACGAGCCCAGGGAGCCGGTGCGCTTCCTGCCGCTGCTGCCGATGACGCCCAACGAGGCCGCCTGGAAGCGGGTGCACGGCGCCGAGGCCCTCCAGGACCGCTGGCTGCGGCACGGCACGGACCTGCGCGATCCGCTGCGCGGCGGCGTACCGCTGGACTGA
- a CDS encoding DEAD/DEAH box helicase: MSVGSGPAPPAAIRPAPYNPYDGAVRPPSPPHAASHRRGKILSTFRDLGIFPETAEALEAVGIISPFPIQELTLPVALSGNDVIGQAKTGTGKTLGFGLPLIERVTVPVDVEAGRSRPEELTEAPQALVVVPTRELCQQVTNDLLTAGKVRNVRVLAIYGGRAYEPQVEALKKGVDVVVGTPGRLLDLAGQRKLDLSQVRTLVLDEADEMLDLGFLPDVEKIIQLLPAKRQTMLFSATMPGQVISLARRYMSQPTHIRATAPDDEGQTVANTTQHVFRAHSMDKPEMVARILQAEGRGLAMVFCRTKRTAADIADQLARRGFASGAVHGDLGQGAREQALRAFRNGKVDVLVCTDVAARGIDVEGVTHVINYQSPEDEKTYLHRIGRTGRAGAKGTAVTLVDWDDIPRWKLINKALDLAFDEPEETYSTSPHLYEQLNIPAGTKGVLPRAERTRAGLAAEELEDLGETGGRGRGPRRGNTVEEERPQRTRTPRQRRRTRGGATLDAPAGSEAQATGSLDAAEGTDAGDAPAAPRQPRRRRRTRAGQSSAVTAPAETTSPAAAAVAVSADAVADTVAEAEAAPAKPRRRRTRSAAKAAVETAPAVVTETVTEPVQAAEPVAEAAPAKPKRTRKSAAAKAAEAAVDTAEGAEAAPAKPKRTRKTAAAKAAEAAVDTAEGAEAAPAKPKRTRKTAAAKAAEAAVDAAEGTEAAPAKPKRTRKTAAAKPAVDGADAAEAKPVRRRTRAKAPVAAEATPES; encoded by the coding sequence TTGAGCGTTGGCAGTGGTCCCGCCCCACCGGCCGCCATCAGGCCGGCCCCGTACAACCCGTACGACGGAGCGGTACGACCCCCTTCGCCGCCTCACGCCGCGTCTCACAGAAGAGGCAAGATTCTGTCTACGTTTCGAGACCTCGGGATTTTCCCCGAGACGGCCGAGGCCCTGGAGGCCGTCGGCATCATCTCCCCCTTTCCCATCCAGGAGCTGACGCTCCCCGTCGCCCTCTCCGGTAACGACGTCATCGGCCAGGCCAAGACCGGCACCGGCAAGACCCTGGGCTTCGGCCTGCCGCTCATCGAGCGCGTCACGGTCCCGGTGGACGTCGAGGCGGGCCGGTCCCGGCCCGAGGAGCTGACCGAGGCGCCGCAGGCGCTCGTCGTCGTCCCGACCCGCGAGCTGTGCCAGCAGGTCACCAACGACCTGCTCACCGCCGGCAAGGTGCGCAACGTCCGGGTGCTGGCCATCTACGGCGGCCGGGCCTACGAGCCGCAGGTCGAGGCGCTGAAGAAGGGCGTCGACGTGGTCGTCGGCACGCCCGGGCGGCTGCTGGACCTCGCCGGCCAGCGGAAGCTGGACCTGTCGCAGGTCCGCACGCTGGTCCTGGACGAGGCCGACGAGATGCTCGACCTGGGCTTCCTGCCCGACGTCGAGAAGATCATCCAGCTGCTGCCGGCCAAGCGGCAGACCATGCTGTTCTCCGCGACGATGCCCGGCCAGGTCATCTCGCTGGCCCGCCGCTACATGTCGCAGCCCACGCACATCCGCGCCACCGCGCCGGACGACGAGGGCCAGACCGTCGCCAACACCACCCAGCACGTCTTCCGCGCGCACTCCATGGACAAGCCGGAGATGGTCGCGCGGATCCTGCAGGCCGAGGGCCGCGGCCTGGCGATGGTGTTCTGCCGTACGAAGCGGACCGCCGCCGACATCGCCGACCAGCTCGCCCGGCGCGGCTTCGCGTCCGGCGCGGTGCACGGCGACCTCGGCCAGGGCGCCCGTGAGCAGGCGCTGCGCGCCTTCCGCAACGGCAAGGTGGACGTCCTGGTCTGCACCGACGTCGCCGCCCGCGGCATCGACGTCGAGGGTGTGACCCACGTCATCAACTACCAGTCCCCCGAGGACGAGAAGACCTACCTGCACCGCATCGGCCGGACCGGCCGGGCGGGCGCCAAGGGCACCGCGGTCACCCTCGTCGACTGGGACGACATCCCGCGCTGGAAGCTGATCAACAAGGCGCTGGACCTGGCGTTCGACGAGCCGGAGGAGACCTACTCCACCTCGCCGCACCTCTACGAGCAGCTCAACATCCCGGCAGGCACCAAGGGCGTGCTGCCGCGCGCCGAGCGCACCCGGGCGGGGCTCGCCGCGGAGGAGCTGGAGGACCTGGGCGAGACCGGCGGCCGCGGTCGCGGACCCCGCCGGGGCAACACCGTCGAGGAGGAGCGCCCGCAGCGCACCCGTACGCCGCGGCAGCGCCGCCGTACGCGTGGCGGCGCGACGCTGGACGCCCCGGCCGGATCCGAGGCGCAGGCGACCGGGTCGCTCGATGCCGCCGAGGGCACGGACGCCGGGGACGCGCCGGCCGCGCCGCGTCAGCCGCGCCGCCGCCGTCGTACCCGCGCCGGGCAGTCGTCCGCGGTGACGGCTCCCGCCGAGACCACCTCCCCCGCCGCCGCGGCGGTCGCCGTGTCGGCCGACGCGGTGGCCGACACGGTCGCCGAGGCCGAGGCCGCGCCCGCCAAGCCGCGCCGCCGCCGGACCCGCAGCGCCGCCAAGGCCGCGGTGGAGACCGCCCCGGCCGTCGTGACGGAAACCGTGACGGAGCCCGTCCAGGCCGCGGAGCCCGTGGCGGAGGCGGCCCCCGCCAAGCCCAAGCGGACCCGCAAGAGCGCCGCGGCGAAGGCCGCGGAGGCCGCCGTGGACACCGCCGAGGGTGCCGAGGCCGCTCCGGCCAAGCCCAAGCGGACCCGGAAGACCGCCGCCGCCAAGGCCGCCGAGGCCGCCGTGGACACCGCCGAGGGTGCCGAGGCCGCTCCGGCCAAGCCCAAGCGGACGCGGAAGACCGCCGCCGCCAAGGCCGCCGAGGCCGCCGTGGACGCCGCCGAAGGCACCGAGGCCGCCCCGGCCAAGCCCAAGCGGACGCGGAAGACCGCCGCCGCCAAGCCGGCCGTGGACGGCGCGGACGCCGCCGAAGCCAAGCCGGTGCGCCGCCGCACCCGGGCCAAGGCGCCCGTGGCGGCAGAGGCGACGCCCGAGAGCTGA
- a CDS encoding DUF3107 domain-containing protein, translating to MEVKIGVQHAPREIVLESGQSAEEVERAVSEALAGKSELLKLVDEHGRKVLVPADRLAYVELGEPAGRKVGFGAL from the coding sequence GTGGAGGTCAAGATCGGCGTGCAGCACGCGCCCCGCGAGATCGTTCTGGAGAGCGGGCAGTCTGCCGAGGAGGTCGAGCGCGCGGTGTCCGAGGCGCTGGCCGGCAAGTCGGAGCTGCTGAAGCTGGTGGACGAACACGGCCGCAAGGTCCTGGTCCCGGCGGACCGGCTGGCCTATGTGGAGCTCGGCGAGCCGGCCGGCCGGAAGGTCGGCTTCGGCGCGCTCTGA
- a CDS encoding MFS transporter — MSGTKSGGHADDPFQEGGGSLLRQPKAVWATAGASVVAFMGIGLVDPILPSIARGLHASNSQVSLLFTSYFLITAFAMLVTGFVSSRIGGRRTLLAGLALVVVFAALSGMSGSVGELVGFRAGWGLGNALFVSTSLAVIVGAAAGGSAAAILLYESALGLGMACGPLLGAILGDMKWRYPFFGTAALMAIGFVAITAFLKEQPRPARKTSLLDPIRALGHGGLASAAVAAFFYNYAFFTVLAFTPFVLDMSPYKSGGVFFAWGVLLAVFSVLVAPRLQHRFGSLKVLGGSLLLLAADLLVLGYGDHTTAVVCTVLSGAFIGLNNTVFTELALGVSDAPRPVASAGYNFVRWFAAAAAPFLAPKIEEWTDLHIPFVVAAAAAAVGAGIVAVRRRPLTVEAEELEPRHAAQDGVSAFAN, encoded by the coding sequence ATGAGCGGCACGAAGAGCGGCGGCCACGCGGACGATCCGTTCCAGGAGGGCGGCGGCTCCCTCCTGCGCCAGCCGAAGGCCGTCTGGGCCACGGCCGGCGCCTCGGTCGTGGCCTTCATGGGCATCGGCCTGGTCGACCCGATCCTCCCGTCGATCGCCCGGGGCCTGCACGCCTCCAACAGCCAGGTCTCCCTCCTGTTCACCTCGTACTTCCTGATCACCGCCTTCGCGATGCTGGTCACCGGCTTCGTCTCCAGCCGCATCGGCGGCCGCAGGACACTGCTGGCCGGACTCGCGCTGGTGGTGGTCTTCGCGGCGCTCTCCGGCATGTCCGGTTCGGTCGGCGAACTCGTCGGCTTCCGCGCCGGCTGGGGACTGGGCAACGCCCTGTTCGTCTCCACCTCGTTGGCGGTCATCGTGGGCGCCGCGGCCGGGGGCAGCGCTGCGGCGATCCTGCTGTACGAGTCCGCACTGGGGCTCGGCATGGCCTGCGGCCCGCTGCTGGGCGCGATCCTCGGCGACATGAAGTGGCGCTACCCGTTCTTCGGCACCGCCGCTCTGATGGCCATCGGCTTCGTCGCCATCACCGCCTTCCTCAAGGAACAGCCCAGGCCGGCCCGGAAGACCTCGCTGCTCGACCCGATCCGCGCGCTGGGCCACGGCGGCCTCGCCTCCGCCGCCGTCGCCGCCTTCTTCTACAACTACGCGTTCTTCACGGTGCTGGCCTTCACGCCGTTCGTGCTCGACATGTCGCCCTACAAGTCCGGGGGCGTCTTCTTCGCCTGGGGCGTGCTGCTCGCGGTGTTCTCGGTGCTCGTGGCCCCCAGGCTGCAGCACCGCTTCGGCTCGCTGAAGGTGCTCGGCGGCTCCCTGCTGCTGCTCGCCGCCGACCTGCTCGTACTGGGCTACGGCGACCACACCACCGCCGTCGTCTGCACGGTCCTCTCCGGTGCCTTCATCGGCCTGAACAACACCGTGTTCACCGAGCTGGCGCTGGGCGTCTCGGACGCGCCGCGCCCGGTGGCCAGCGCCGGCTACAACTTCGTGCGGTGGTTCGCGGCGGCCGCCGCGCCCTTCCTCGCGCCGAAGATCGAGGAGTGGACCGACCTCCACATCCCGTTCGTGGTCGCCGCCGCGGCGGCCGCGGTGGGCGCCGGCATCGTCGCCGTACGCCGGCGGCCGCTGACCGTCGAGGCGGAGGAGCTGGAGCCGCGGCACGCGGCGCAGGACGGGGTCTCCGCCTTCGCCAACTGA
- a CDS encoding ferritin-like fold-containing protein — MGTPDNAAADAQEHTGIAAQDWAQASADPQYRAAVIDLLGALAYGELSAFERLAEDAKLAPTMDDKAELAKMASAEFHHFERLRERLAQIEAEPNEAMEPFAAALDEFHRQTAPSDWLEGLVKAYVGDSIASDFYREVAARLDSDTRDLVLAVLDDTGHATFAVEKVRAAIEAEPRVGGRLALWARRLMGEALSQAQRVVADRDALSTMLVGGVADGFDLAEVGRMFSRITEAHTKRMAALGLAA; from the coding sequence ATGGGAACGCCTGACAACGCCGCGGCTGACGCGCAAGAACACACCGGGATCGCCGCCCAGGACTGGGCGCAGGCATCCGCCGACCCGCAGTACCGGGCCGCCGTGATCGACCTGCTCGGCGCGCTCGCATACGGCGAGCTGTCCGCCTTCGAGCGCCTGGCGGAGGACGCAAAGCTCGCGCCGACCATGGACGACAAGGCCGAACTGGCCAAGATGGCCTCGGCGGAGTTCCACCACTTCGAGCGGCTGCGGGAGCGGCTCGCGCAGATCGAGGCGGAGCCGAACGAGGCGATGGAGCCGTTCGCCGCCGCCCTCGACGAGTTCCACCGCCAGACCGCGCCGTCCGACTGGCTGGAGGGCCTGGTCAAGGCGTACGTCGGCGACTCGATCGCCAGCGACTTCTACCGCGAGGTCGCCGCCCGCCTGGACTCCGACACCCGCGACCTGGTGCTGGCCGTGCTCGACGACACCGGGCACGCGACCTTCGCCGTGGAGAAGGTGCGCGCGGCGATCGAGGCCGAGCCGCGGGTCGGCGGGCGGCTCGCGCTGTGGGCGCGGCGGCTGATGGGCGAGGCCCTCTCGCAGGCCCAGCGGGTCGTCGCGGACCGCGACGCGCTCTCCACGATGCTGGTGGGCGGCGTCGCCGACGGCTTCGACCTGGCGGAGGTGGGCCGGATGTTCTCCCGGATCACGGAGGCGCACACCAAGCGGATGGCGGCACTGGGGCTGGCGGCCTGA
- a CDS encoding DUF6758 family protein gives MRGEPSCPKCGGRVRAPGLFSDTWQCAVHGTVHPLQPVVPPSVEALGVVVHRAQVPVWMPWPLPVGWLFTGVACAGDDRGGGRATAVACTGPGPLGGPGELLLIAEELGVGLGARYAGIDGPDPGSRMRVDTAPHAKVLAAGRPTPLWHVDGAPADRAVYAGEARGLWLWAIAWPEKSGVLMYDELVLTDLREAGAEVDLLPCGALSPRILS, from the coding sequence ATGAGGGGCGAACCCAGTTGCCCGAAGTGCGGAGGCCGGGTGCGGGCGCCCGGTCTCTTCTCCGACACCTGGCAGTGCGCCGTGCACGGCACCGTGCACCCGCTGCAGCCGGTCGTCCCGCCGAGCGTCGAGGCGCTCGGCGTCGTCGTGCACCGCGCACAGGTGCCCGTGTGGATGCCGTGGCCGCTGCCGGTGGGCTGGCTGTTCACCGGCGTGGCCTGCGCGGGCGACGACCGCGGCGGCGGCCGGGCGACCGCGGTGGCCTGCACCGGCCCCGGCCCGCTCGGCGGCCCCGGTGAACTCCTGCTGATCGCCGAGGAACTGGGCGTCGGGCTGGGTGCGCGCTACGCCGGCATCGACGGCCCCGACCCCGGCTCCCGGATGCGGGTCGACACCGCGCCGCACGCCAAGGTGCTCGCCGCCGGCCGCCCGACCCCGCTGTGGCACGTCGACGGCGCGCCCGCGGACCGCGCGGTCTACGCGGGCGAGGCGCGCGGGCTGTGGCTGTGGGCGATCGCCTGGCCCGAGAAGTCCGGGGTGCTGATGTACGACGAGCTGGTGCTGACGGATCTGCGCGAGGCCGGCGCCGAGGTGGACCTGCTGCCGTGCGGGGCGCTCTCGCCGCGGATCCTGAGCTGA
- a CDS encoding NYN domain-containing protein: MNDVQPTGPTDLAALAAGIERTNELLTRVLAEVATSPSTHAAFVDAGYVYAAVGRLVTGTEDRKGFELDAEGLIEAFIDKARTIFADSRLLRVYWYDGARRRIHTQEQQRIAELPDVKVRLGNLNANNQQKGVDSLIRSDLESLARHRAISDAVLIGGDEDLVSAVEAAQGYGARVHLWGIEAPGGRNQAEPLLWEVDSARTFDLAFCKPYVTRRTGAEYADPTAGEGPAPSREEVRFVGARVAAQWLSERGREWVAELLPGHPYLPGTVDQELLTAAEALLRHSLRGHADLRRVLRDGFWEHVQGQY; this comes from the coding sequence ATGAACGACGTCCAGCCCACGGGCCCCACCGACCTCGCCGCGCTCGCCGCGGGCATCGAGCGCACCAACGAGCTGCTCACCCGGGTGCTCGCCGAGGTCGCCACCTCTCCGTCCACCCATGCGGCCTTCGTCGACGCGGGCTACGTCTACGCCGCGGTCGGCAGGCTCGTCACCGGCACGGAGGACCGCAAGGGCTTCGAACTGGACGCCGAAGGGCTCATCGAGGCGTTCATCGACAAGGCCAGGACGATCTTCGCGGACAGCCGGCTGCTGCGCGTCTACTGGTACGACGGCGCCCGCCGCCGCATCCACACCCAGGAGCAGCAGCGGATCGCCGAGCTGCCCGACGTGAAGGTCAGGCTCGGCAACCTCAACGCCAACAACCAGCAGAAGGGCGTCGACTCCCTGATCCGCTCGGACCTGGAGTCGCTGGCCCGGCACCGCGCGATCAGCGACGCCGTCCTCATCGGCGGCGACGAGGACTTGGTCTCCGCCGTCGAGGCGGCCCAGGGCTACGGCGCGCGGGTGCACCTGTGGGGCATCGAGGCGCCGGGCGGCCGCAACCAGGCCGAGCCGCTGCTGTGGGAGGTCGACAGCGCCCGCACCTTCGACCTGGCGTTCTGCAAGCCCTACGTCACCCGCCGCACCGGCGCCGAATACGCCGACCCGACGGCCGGCGAGGGCCCGGCGCCCAGCCGCGAGGAGGTCCGCTTCGTCGGGGCCCGGGTCGCCGCCCAGTGGCTGTCGGAGCGCGGCCGGGAGTGGGTCGCCGAGCTCCTGCCCGGCCACCCCTATCTGCCCGGCACCGTCGACCAGGAGCTGCTGACCGCCGCGGAGGCGCTGCTGCGGCACTCCCTGCGCGGCCACGCGGACCTGCGCCGGGTCCTGCGGGACGGCTTCTGGGAGCACGTACAGGGGCAGTACTGA
- a CDS encoding MarC family protein: MFDVAVFSTLFVTLFVIMDPPGITPIFLALTSGRPAKVQRRMAWQAATVAFCVIAVFGLFGRQILGRLHISTPALMIAGGLLLLLVALDLLTGKSEEPTQTKDVNVALVPLGMPLLAGPGAIVSVILAVQHAHGFAAQVSVWVAIAAIHVVLYLVMRFSLVIIRVIKDGGVVLVTRLAGMMLSALAVQQIINGVLQVIKAA; encoded by the coding sequence GTGTTCGACGTCGCCGTCTTCAGTACCCTCTTCGTCACGCTTTTCGTGATCATGGACCCGCCCGGCATCACCCCGATCTTCCTGGCCCTGACCTCCGGCCGGCCCGCCAAGGTGCAGCGCCGGATGGCCTGGCAGGCGGCCACCGTCGCCTTCTGCGTCATCGCCGTCTTCGGCCTCTTCGGCCGGCAGATCCTGGGCCGGCTGCACATCTCGACCCCCGCGCTGATGATCGCGGGCGGCCTGCTGCTCCTGCTCGTCGCGCTGGACCTGCTCACCGGGAAGTCGGAGGAGCCCACCCAGACCAAGGACGTCAATGTGGCGCTGGTGCCGCTGGGCATGCCGCTGCTGGCCGGTCCGGGCGCCATCGTGTCGGTGATCCTCGCGGTGCAGCACGCGCACGGGTTCGCGGCGCAGGTCTCGGTGTGGGTGGCGATCGCCGCGATCCACGTGGTGCTCTACCTGGTGATGCGGTTCTCGCTGGTGATCATCCGGGTGATCAAGGACGGCGGGGTGGTCCTGGTGACGCGGCTCGCGGGCATGATGCTCTCCGCGCTGGCCGTGCAGCAGATCATCAACGGCGTGCTGCAGGTGATCAAGGCGGCCTGA
- a CDS encoding magnesium and cobalt transport protein CorA: MSMIRDLRAAVRPSRRRDDTPYRYEKTPACPNSAIVDCGVYREGRRVSDHVSPAEAMAGVRSEGGFAWIGLHEPSEAEFAGIAKEFGLHPLAVEDAVHAHQRPKLERYDETLFTVFKTVHYVEHTELTATSEVVETGEVMCFTGRDFIVTVRHGGQGSLRALRHRLQDDPELLAKGPSAVLHAIADQVVDGYMAVANAVQDDIDEVEIDVFSSGTNGKGNGTKGSAKGGDAGRIYQLKREVLEFKRAVSPLLRPMQLLSERPMRLVDSDIQKYFRDVADHLARVNEQVLSFDDLLNSILQANLSQAAVAQNEDMRKITAWAAIFAVPTMIAGIYGMNFTYMPELHWKYGYPAMMLVTVAICVGIHRGFKRNGWL, translated from the coding sequence ATGTCGATGATCCGCGACCTGCGCGCCGCCGTCCGCCCCTCCCGGCGGCGCGACGACACCCCGTACCGCTACGAGAAGACCCCCGCCTGCCCGAACAGCGCCATCGTCGACTGCGGTGTCTACCGCGAGGGCCGCCGGGTGAGCGACCACGTCAGCCCGGCCGAGGCGATGGCCGGCGTCCGGTCCGAGGGCGGCTTCGCCTGGATCGGCCTGCACGAGCCCTCCGAGGCCGAATTCGCCGGTATCGCCAAGGAGTTCGGGCTCCACCCGCTCGCCGTCGAGGACGCCGTGCACGCCCACCAGCGGCCCAAGCTGGAGCGGTACGACGAGACCCTGTTCACCGTCTTCAAGACGGTCCACTACGTCGAGCACACCGAGCTGACCGCGACCAGTGAGGTGGTGGAGACCGGCGAGGTGATGTGCTTCACCGGCCGGGACTTCATCGTGACCGTGCGGCACGGCGGCCAGGGCTCGCTGCGCGCCCTGCGGCACCGGCTGCAGGACGACCCGGAGCTGCTGGCCAAGGGCCCGTCCGCGGTGCTGCACGCGATCGCCGACCAGGTGGTGGACGGCTACATGGCGGTGGCCAACGCGGTGCAGGACGACATCGACGAGGTGGAGATCGACGTCTTCAGCTCCGGCACCAACGGCAAGGGCAACGGCACCAAGGGGTCCGCGAAGGGCGGCGACGCCGGGCGGATCTACCAACTCAAGCGCGAGGTGCTGGAGTTCAAGCGCGCGGTGTCGCCGCTGCTGCGGCCCATGCAGCTGCTGAGCGAGCGGCCCATGCGGCTGGTCGACTCCGACATCCAGAAGTACTTCCGGGACGTCGCCGACCACCTGGCGCGGGTCAACGAACAGGTGCTGTCCTTCGACGACCTGCTCAACTCCATCCTGCAGGCGAACCTCTCGCAGGCGGCGGTCGCGCAGAACGAGGACATGCGCAAGATCACGGCCTGGGCGGCGATCTTCGCCGTGCCCACGATGATCGCCGGGATCTACGGCATGAACTTCACCTACATGCCGGAGCTGCACTGGAAGTACGGCTACCCGGCGATGATGCTGGTGACCGTCGCGATCTGTGTCGGCATCCATCGCGGCTTCAAGCGCAACGGATGGCTGTGA
- a CDS encoding alpha/beta fold hydrolase, translating to MSRPTDLTLPPCARAYRLDTERGSFAVHDARPEGAPIGTAVLVPGFTGSKEDFIALLEPLAAAGFRAVAVDGRGQHESPGPREEQAYAQRELALDVLAQARAVREADGGPLHLLGHSLGGLITRAAVLLDATPFRSLTVLSSGPAAIEAAQQARVRMLIDALGRLDMESVWQAMRELDPPEAADAATPPEIGAFLHRRWLNTVPEQLIATGRQMLEEPDRVAELSRTGLPVHVVSGAVDYAWPVPSMDAMAVRLSARRTVVEGAEHSPNTERPEKTAEALTGFWSGVG from the coding sequence ATGAGCAGGCCCACCGACCTCACGCTGCCCCCGTGCGCCCGCGCGTACCGACTCGACACCGAGCGCGGCTCGTTCGCCGTGCACGACGCCCGGCCGGAGGGCGCACCGATCGGGACCGCGGTGCTGGTGCCCGGGTTCACCGGCAGCAAGGAGGACTTCATCGCCTTGCTGGAGCCGCTCGCCGCTGCCGGGTTCCGCGCGGTCGCGGTGGACGGTCGCGGCCAGCACGAGTCACCGGGCCCGCGCGAGGAACAGGCTTACGCACAACGGGAGTTGGCGCTGGACGTGCTGGCCCAGGCGCGGGCGGTGCGGGAGGCGGACGGCGGTCCGCTGCATCTGCTGGGGCACTCGCTGGGCGGCCTGATCACCCGGGCCGCGGTGCTGCTGGACGCGACCCCGTTCCGCTCGTTGACCGTGCTCAGCTCCGGGCCCGCGGCCATCGAGGCGGCCCAGCAGGCCCGGGTGCGGATGCTGATCGACGCGCTCGGCCGGCTCGACATGGAGAGCGTCTGGCAGGCGATGCGCGAGCTGGACCCGCCGGAGGCGGCGGACGCGGCGACGCCCCCGGAGATCGGCGCGTTCCTGCACCGCCGTTGGCTGAACACCGTTCCCGAGCAGCTGATCGCCACCGGCCGGCAGATGCTGGAGGAGCCCGACCGGGTGGCGGAACTGTCCCGTACGGGGCTGCCGGTGCACGTGGTGTCCGGGGCGGTCGACTACGCCTGGCCGGTGCCGTCGATGGACGCGATGGCGGTGCGGCTGTCGGCCCGCCGCACGGTCGTCGAGGGCGCGGAGCACTCGCCCAACACGGAGCGCCCGGAGAAGACGGCCGAGGCGCTGACGGGGTTCTGGAGCGGGGTGGGATAG